The genomic stretch ATTTCTTTTCTAGAAAAAGATTAGCAGTTTGGAGTACTTGATAGTAATAGCTTAGTTATCGTGTTCTTGCTTGACTAGGTTTCCCATCTTGTCCTTTCTTCCCCTTGCCGGCCACTTTGGACTAAATTTTGCTTATGTCACCCGTTGCTTCCAAGTCGCAGCTTTTCCTGCACGCGCCTTTTCGCAGTCAAACGCTCTGAGCCTGTGAATGTGGTGTTCCGTTTGGTTAccttttacttatttttagcatgtgtcacatcaaatatttagatactaattaggagtattaaatgtagactatttacaaaactcattacataagtggaggctaaacggcgagataaatctattaagcctaattaatccatcattagctaatgtttactgtagtaacaccttgtcaaatcatggactaattaggtttaatagatttgtctcgccgtttagcctccatttatgtaatgagttttgtaaataatctacgtttaatactcctaatgagtatctaaacattcgatatgacggatgctaaaaataagcaagagtaaccaaaccAGACAAAAAAGatcttaaatttattttttgcgTTAGGCATCTGGTCCCTGTCCACCAAAGGATTTGGTATTTTGCACGCACCAGCAGCTAATCCAGGAGGCATGGCATgccatgagagagagagagagagatgctgACAACCTGTCGTCGTCTGCATGACTGTATCAGATACCTTCAGGGGCAGCTAGCGTAGctcattactttttttttcctccatatATAAGCTGAGCTGAACCGCTCTTTAATTAGCATCAAGCTTTCTCATCAAAAGGTGCATTTGTTCTGTTCAGTTTCAAGCCTTTCTTTTCATCTGATGAAACGTGTTTGCTCAACGGAACCGGGAAAAGGATGTACAAATTGATGCACAAAAAAAGGACATAAGTGATATCACACCACGACAGTATAGTTCATGAAGCTTTACACTTCAGCTTGTCTTTCCATTACTTCTTCCCTTCCCCCTTTTTGTGCAGATCTGAACTCGTGAGAAATGTGCGCGATATGAAGTGAAATCGTTGGCAGAAGATGATCCAAATGCTGCTTGGCTGTTGATTGAAACCACACACCGGAGGGCACCGACAGGAAGAACTCGCTACATGATCTGATCACCACCCTTTGCCTATGAGCCACACCCAATCGAGGACGGCCCCGCAGAAGATGCCTCCCAAGAGGCACAGCACAAGCAAGTTGCCCAAAGCGTTTTGTTCTGGTCCCTGCATCCACAATCATGTACAGTACAAACTTGCGTCAGATGTAATTTTAAAGACAGAAAGTCATTCTCCCATGGTGAGCTCACAGCATTTATGCACTAACCTTGTACCCTTTGGGTGCCTCAGTGAGGATGCACACGGTGAGATACCCGTTGCTCAAACCCAGAAGTGACGTTAGCATGATCATCCAGCCCTGATCGCCATACTTTGCGGTGTAGTAGAATGCAGGGATGAGCAATAACCGTGAAACCACAGCGACTAGAAGCCCCTTCCGAGATCTCAGCTTGATCTGTTCAATCAGAGGTACATATCTTCCGATCAGATCCCACACGTTGTAGCTCGCAATCAAGACAAGTGCATACCTGCATAATGATGTGACATAGTACGAGTGAAATGTTTCATCCTTTGATAACAACATAAACTTTGAGATCCTCTCAATAGATAGTCAAACAACATAAACTTTGAGATCCTCTCAATAGATAGTCAACTACAGAAATTCAGATTGCAAAGTACCAAGAGCCCAAGCTGTGTGAACCAGTATCTTCGGCTAAAAACCCCGGGAAGATGGACAAAGTCAATATATAGATCAAGAACATGTCCAATGCATAGTCTATGTTCTGCAGTAGCAGCTGCTTGGTGCTCAATCGCTCAACACATGCAGGGTCCTCTTCAGACTGCAAATGCTTATAAATTTAGTTTCAACATATTAGGTAAAAACCATACAAATCTTGCTGccaattaaaaattaaaatagtaCCTTTGGATTTGGGCGATTTTGGATTCCACCAGCAGCAAGATCAGCAGAGACTGTTAGAGATCCCTCTGAAGCTGCTTTTGAACGATAGTACTTAACAATTGGCAACTTAGGGAAGATAAAAGCATATAGCAGAACACACAGCAGCTCAAAGAAGCATGATATTGAGGAGAAGAGCACTGCACAAATTGTCAAGCAAGTAATATATCAGATACAGGTCAACAGGTGCAAGTGTATATTTATACATAGTTGTCTAACATACTAACTCCTCTGCGAAGTCCATCTCGGGAATTCTCGAAAGCTGCTTTTGTTACAAACCTCAATGCAGAGGTTATCGCTCCTGATGCAGCTAGTCCAGCAAAGAAGGACTGAAAATAATAAAACAAATAAACCAATAAGCTACACTGGAAGTCAAGAGTCAAAATATGTTTCTTGAATCTTTCCAAGAAAAAAAGATTCTTCTGAAGTGGTACCTGGATAAACTCTGGGCACATCAGAGAGAGATCACCTGTCATCCCACCTTGAACATGACCATCAGCGATCCCAAAAACAGCAGCAATGATACATATGCCAAGAAAAGGTGCAATTCCACCTCTTCCTGAAGTTGCAACATCCATCTGAAATGTACGAGAAAACATTAGAAAATGTCAGATATGGTACTACGGACTAGCTATTCAAATAAGAACATGTGAAAGCAATCAGTTATGCTTACAATGATTGCTGCAAATGAGCTCAAGAAGAACAGAGTGTACCCCGCCAAATTGCGCAACCTAGTGTTgacctttgcctcatgatatgtGAATATGGCAGTTGtggcaaggacgaatggttGATATGTCAGTGTAATAACTCTAGTGGGGTGGTACTTCTGCATTCAGAAAGCATAAAATCTGTTAAATAGAACATCCTTTTATCTCTTTAATTTCGACGTAGTTGGAGAACTAAGACAAGACAACAATAATACTGCATGCAGTTCATACCGGGAAAAGGTACATGTAGTAATCTTCAATAGTAAGCATGCTGTTGAACCCAAAGAGGCATCCATTTCCCAGAAGCCAGCATATGAAAATCCCCCAATATTTTCCCTATGACCAGTATACCATTGTTGCAGAAACCAACTTGTTATAAGTTAAGAGATTGCAACAACCATTTCACTGAGCAGAGCTAATACAAACCTGATTTGCAGCAAGCGCAGGGTCTTCTTTCTCGTATGCCATATCTGTAGTCACCTTGATGGCCCTACGATTAAAAAACAAGCATCAAGTGAAAAGGATCTCGCAAATACATGCACAGACAACTGAACACTTGGAACACAAAGCATACTTACGGGTATGGCACTGTAAGATGAGGATCTGTGTATCAAACACAGAAAAGCTAGGGAAGCATATATATAGGCAGAAGGCCAGGAAGTTTGAACCAACAGAAGGAGCAAAGAGCAGACTAGGAAAGGAAATAACAAGGAAGAAGAGGCTGCACTCAGGAGAGGAGTAGAGGACTGATTCGAGGCTAGATGAACCAACAGAAAATACTCTGTCGATTGTCGAATCTAGGCCATCACATGAAAGTATTATACAGACGCTTGCTTCATTTGTTGACTCCAGCAGATGGGATCCAATCACATCCACATGACGCTGAGCAAGAAAAATTGGTGATAACAAAGACGCGCAAcctatggcaagtggaagtaTTTTAACCTTACGAGTCTCGGGCCTGGGGATAAAAGAAATACAGTTCGTTGAATCAttgcaatatttttttgaaGGATCATTGAATCAATGCAGGGCAAGTCCGGCATTCACACTGGGCCATAATGACCCATGCCCAATGGGGGGCATCGCATACTGCCACATGCCTCACCAATTGTTGCATAATTGTGTTGCGCATAATCTGCACAAGTAAGAACTGAGTAAGCTGACGCATTGCTTGGAGCCCATGTCAACATGACTTTTTTGAGTTCAATCAGCACTAGGGACAAGGCTGTGATCCTGTGATACCTTATCTAGCTTCTGGCTTTAAATGATTTGGTTGCAAAAGCGACGGGTCGCGTTTCAATTCAGGAACCCTGCCTGCACCGTAGGCCGTTCATCAAGAAATTGAACTCCTGAAGTTCTGACGTTGGAGCAGTGAGCCTAGTACGGTGAGTGCGACGGAGTGGAATCGCGGCTGCTATACCATGGTGCCTAGACACAAGCGAATACAGTATGCGGAGCGAATTCTTGAGCTAAAAAATGACTAATGAAGCGACCACGAGCCACATACCTCGTTCGGGTGCATATGCGCGGCGAGAAGAGGAACCATTCCTATCGCCTTGGGCCCTTGGCCTGAGAACCTCGGCTTGAAGCAGCCCCAATTCGAGCCATTCCCGCGACGAGGCGTGGCCGGGCAGGCGGGCAACAGGGGGGGTGATCAAGAGagtggagggaggcggaggtaCCACTGGAAGG from Setaria italica strain Yugu1 chromosome II, Setaria_italica_v2.0, whole genome shotgun sequence encodes the following:
- the LOC101777381 gene encoding equilibrative nucleotide transporter 3, whose translation is MAYEKEDPALAANQGKYWGIFICWLLGNGCLFGFNSMLTIEDYYMYLFPKYHPTRVITLTYQPFVLATTAIFTYHEAKVNTRLRNLAGYTLFFLSSFAAIIMDVATSGRGGIAPFLGICIIAAVFGIADGHVQGGMTGDLSLMCPEFIQSFFAGLAASGAITSALRFVTKAAFENSRDGLRRGVMLFSSISCFFELLCVLLYAFIFPKLPIVKYYRSKAASEGSLTVSADLAAGGIQNRPNPKSEEDPACVERLSTKQLLLQNIDYALDMFLIYILTLSIFPGFLAEDTGSHSLGSWYALVLIASYNVWDLIGRYVPLIEQIKLRSRKGLLVAVVSRLLLIPAFYYTAKYGDQGWMIMLTSLLGLSNGYLTVCILTEAPKGYKGPEQNALGNLLVLCLLGGIFCGAVLDWVWLIGKGW